The following proteins are co-located in the Bacillus pumilus genome:
- a CDS encoding ASCH domain-containing protein: protein MNHKSNIFWETYWEDKSEKAPANTFVSAWAFGADPDHLLDLVQQGKKTATCSGHIFYEKEQEPLPKAGQYAIILDSQDEPKAIIEIMHVDVMPMNEVPESFAQAEGEGDLSYDYWYRVHKEFFTEALKPYGLDFKEDMLLVCERFKLIHSAS from the coding sequence GTGAACCACAAAAGCAACATTTTTTGGGAAACGTATTGGGAAGATAAATCAGAAAAAGCACCAGCTAACACGTTTGTTTCAGCTTGGGCATTTGGTGCAGATCCAGATCACTTACTTGACCTTGTACAGCAAGGGAAAAAAACAGCCACTTGTTCTGGACATATTTTTTATGAAAAGGAACAGGAGCCGCTTCCGAAGGCTGGGCAATATGCGATCATTTTGGACAGCCAGGATGAACCTAAAGCCATCATCGAGATTATGCATGTAGATGTGATGCCAATGAATGAAGTCCCTGAATCATTTGCACAAGCAGAAGGTGAAGGCGATCTATCATATGACTATTGGTATAGAGTCCATAAAGAATTCTTCACAGAAGCACTCAAGCCATACGGATTAGACTTTAAAGAAGACATGCTTCTTGTTTGTGAACGTTTTAAACTGATTCATTCAGCTTCTTAA
- the ggt gene encoding gamma-glutamyltransferase, whose protein sequence is MKRISLTVLSICLFVFSFFLPVSQVTANETHGNKVAVGKDGMVATAHPLASKVGADVLKKGGNAVDAAVAIQYALNVTEPMMSGIGGGGFMMVYDGKTKETSIINSRERAPQGATPDMFLTDEGKVIPFAERSTHGNAVGVPGTVKGLEAALDKWGTRSMKELIKPSIQLAEDGFEIDSVLAKAIDDHQGKLKKTAAASIFLPDDQPLKEGDLLVQPGLAKTFKLIAKKGSKAFYEGKVAKALANTVQDFGGTMTTDDIDHYEVKTDKPIWGDYKGYQLASMPPPSSGGVFMLQILKILDHFNLSQYDPKSFEKYQLLAETMHLSYADRAAYAGDPEFVDVPLKGLLDDDYISERASLIQLDQMIQNPTEGDPWVYEDEKNPSPIVPQPEDKTIGETTHFTVADQWGNVVSFTTTIEQLFGTGILVPEYGFFLNNELTDFDARPGGANEVQPNKRPLSSMTPTIIFKDGEPVMTVGSPGGTTIIASVSQTILNLLEYDMELQDAVEEPRIYTNSLTSYRYEVGVPLDVRTKLNDIGHRFGSSPIDIGNVQALLIDRKAGTFTGVADSTRNGTAVGVNLKLSANQ, encoded by the coding sequence ATGAAACGCATTTCTCTAACTGTTTTGTCCATATGTCTGTTTGTTTTCTCGTTTTTTCTTCCTGTCAGCCAAGTCACTGCAAACGAAACTCATGGGAATAAAGTAGCTGTTGGCAAAGATGGCATGGTGGCTACAGCTCATCCGCTCGCATCAAAAGTTGGTGCTGATGTATTGAAAAAAGGTGGAAACGCAGTTGATGCTGCTGTTGCCATCCAGTACGCACTGAATGTGACAGAGCCGATGATGTCGGGAATTGGCGGCGGAGGATTTATGATGGTTTATGATGGAAAGACAAAAGAAACATCCATCATCAATAGTAGAGAGCGGGCACCACAGGGCGCAACACCTGACATGTTTTTAACTGATGAGGGAAAAGTCATCCCATTCGCTGAGCGATCCACACATGGTAATGCAGTTGGTGTTCCCGGGACAGTAAAAGGTCTTGAGGCGGCATTAGATAAGTGGGGGACTCGTTCTATGAAGGAATTGATTAAACCTTCTATTCAGCTGGCAGAGGATGGATTTGAAATTGATTCGGTCCTTGCAAAAGCCATTGATGATCATCAAGGGAAATTGAAAAAAACGGCTGCAGCGTCAATCTTTCTTCCAGATGACCAGCCGCTCAAAGAAGGAGATCTGCTTGTTCAGCCAGGTCTTGCAAAAACATTTAAACTGATTGCGAAAAAAGGAAGCAAGGCGTTTTATGAAGGTAAAGTAGCAAAGGCACTCGCAAATACGGTCCAAGATTTTGGTGGTACGATGACAACAGATGACATTGATCATTATGAAGTCAAGACTGACAAGCCAATCTGGGGAGACTATAAAGGGTACCAGCTTGCAAGTATGCCTCCGCCAAGCTCGGGCGGGGTGTTTATGCTACAAATCCTAAAAATACTTGACCACTTTAACCTATCTCAATATGACCCCAAATCGTTCGAAAAATATCAGCTGCTTGCTGAAACAATGCATCTCTCCTATGCTGACCGAGCCGCATATGCCGGCGACCCCGAATTCGTAGATGTTCCACTAAAAGGACTATTAGACGATGATTACATTTCAGAAAGAGCCTCTCTTATTCAATTAGATCAAATGATTCAAAACCCGACAGAAGGAGATCCGTGGGTGTATGAGGATGAAAAAAATCCATCTCCAATTGTCCCGCAGCCAGAAGATAAAACCATTGGTGAAACCACCCATTTTACTGTTGCAGATCAGTGGGGAAATGTTGTGTCTTTTACAACAACCATTGAACAGTTATTTGGTACAGGGATCCTTGTCCCGGAGTATGGTTTTTTCTTAAATAATGAACTCACGGATTTTGATGCAAGGCCTGGCGGCGCCAATGAAGTGCAGCCAAATAAACGTCCATTATCAAGTATGACGCCAACGATTATATTTAAAGATGGAGAGCCTGTCATGACCGTTGGATCACCTGGAGGAACAACGATTATTGCTTCTGTTTCACAGACGATCCTGAATTTGCTTGAATATGATATGGAGCTTCAGGATGCGGTGGAAGAACCAAGGATTTATACAAACAGTTTAACTTCTTACCGCTATGAAGTAGGTGTCCCTCTCGATGTGAGGACAAAGTTAAACGATATTGGACACCGTTTTGGCAGTTCGCCTATTGATATAGGAAACGTGCAAGCTCTACTAATTGATCGAAAAGCAGGGACATTTACTGGAGTAGCTGATTCAACCAGAAATGGAACCGCTGTTGGTGTCAATTTAAAGCTATCTGCAAATCAATAA
- a CDS encoding PTS sugar transporter subunit IIA, translating to MNNLFELDKELIELQYDASSREEVTAYLAERLEAGGYIKSSFLPAVLEREKTYPTGLPLATFGVAIPHTDPEHVNKPAISVATLKEPVIFHKMGSRDETVQAKIVFVLAISEPSKQLVMLEKLMALFRKEEVMNKLSLMTSNEEAVDVLQQELNQ from the coding sequence TTGAATAACTTGTTTGAATTAGATAAGGAACTAATTGAGCTGCAGTACGATGCATCTTCGAGAGAGGAGGTGACCGCATATTTAGCAGAACGGTTAGAAGCTGGGGGTTATATTAAATCGAGCTTTCTACCAGCAGTGCTTGAAAGAGAAAAAACATATCCTACAGGCTTGCCTCTTGCGACCTTTGGAGTGGCTATTCCGCATACAGATCCTGAACATGTGAACAAACCGGCGATCAGTGTAGCGACTTTAAAGGAACCTGTCATTTTTCATAAGATGGGAAGCCGTGATGAAACAGTGCAAGCCAAAATTGTATTCGTCCTTGCAATCTCTGAACCTAGTAAGCAGCTTGTGATGTTAGAAAAGCTCATGGCGCTTTTTAGAAAAGAAGAAGTGATGAATAAACTATCTCTCATGACATCGAATGAAGAAGCTGTTGATGTCCTTCAACAAGAATTAAACCAATAG
- a CDS encoding alcohol dehydrogenase catalytic domain-containing protein, producing the protein MKSAVFYSSEDIRYEERERPAIGDDEVLLRMRACGLCGTDIYKATHETVPPGTVLGHEIAGDIVETGSHVTNVHTGDRVYVAHHVPCFTCDFCQRGFYTMCAQFSATNVEPGGFSEYIRVPALHVKHTMGKLPHGVSYEQGAMVEPVACCLHGFERAPVHPGDSVLILGAGQIGCIQLQLTKYYLAEKVMITDVNENRLLQARNLGADVAFHPASEPVEKRVMKETDGKGADLVIISVGSSALLKEAFQAVARGGTILVFAHFPKGDVSIPAERFFHDEVKVVGAYSSHPYHYDEALQLLKAKVVHTEKMVTHRYPLSQLLQAIECARHPEGESVKIMMYPDE; encoded by the coding sequence ATGAAATCAGCTGTCTTTTATTCTTCAGAGGACATTCGTTATGAGGAGAGGGAGCGGCCTGCGATTGGTGATGATGAAGTTCTTTTAAGGATGCGTGCCTGCGGCTTATGCGGGACGGATATTTACAAAGCAACACATGAGACGGTACCTCCTGGGACGGTGCTAGGACATGAAATTGCTGGTGATATTGTCGAAACGGGCAGTCACGTGACAAATGTCCATACGGGAGACAGGGTGTACGTGGCACATCATGTCCCTTGTTTCACCTGTGACTTTTGTCAAAGAGGATTTTATACAATGTGTGCCCAGTTTTCAGCTACAAATGTAGAGCCAGGCGGTTTTTCAGAATATATCCGTGTTCCTGCTTTACATGTAAAGCACACAATGGGCAAGCTCCCGCATGGCGTCTCATATGAGCAAGGAGCCATGGTCGAACCAGTTGCCTGCTGCCTGCATGGGTTTGAACGAGCGCCTGTTCATCCTGGAGATTCTGTACTGATCCTTGGAGCGGGTCAAATTGGCTGCATTCAATTACAGCTCACCAAATATTATTTAGCTGAGAAAGTGATGATAACGGATGTGAATGAGAACCGGTTGCTTCAAGCGAGAAATTTAGGTGCAGACGTCGCTTTTCATCCAGCATCTGAGCCAGTGGAAAAACGGGTCATGAAAGAAACAGATGGAAAAGGGGCAGATCTCGTCATCATTTCTGTTGGGAGCAGTGCGCTTTTAAAAGAGGCGTTTCAAGCTGTAGCTAGAGGCGGGACGATTTTGGTATTTGCGCACTTTCCTAAAGGAGATGTCTCCATTCCGGCTGAGCGATTTTTCCATGATGAAGTCAAGGTAGTGGGGGCCTATTCTTCGCATCCGTATCATTATGATGAAGCGCTTCAGCTTCTGAAGGCGAAGGTGGTTCACACAGAGAAGATGGTGACGCATCGCTATCCTTTAAGTCAGCTGCTTCAGGCGATAGAATGCGCGAGGCACCCTGAAGGTGAGAGCGTCAAAATCATGATGTATCCAGATGAATGA
- a CDS encoding PTS galactitol transporter subunit IIC, producing MIKQAVDFILDLGPTIMLPIIMTIFGMILRQGFKKSFRAGITIGIGFVGVNLVINLLVSGLGPAAKAMVNSLGLKLDILDVGWPIGAAISFGTPVAPLMIPLVLLLNVILLSVNFTKTLNVDIWNFWHLIFAASVTYYAYHNMFLALAVGLIVSAITLKLADWTAPTIEHHFGLKGVSMAHAETVNFAPLMYASNRVIDKIPGLNKIHADPETLKKRFGIFGEPLVMGLILGIIIGLLGGYDAKGVMTLGIQMAAVLVLMPRMVALLMEGLIPISEGARSYIQKRFPGKNVYIGLDTAIVIGHPANMAVALLMVPITILLAVVLPYNGMLPFADLSVLPFTVVWAVAAARGNIIRGLINSIFTLMIVFFIATNLAPLATTMGKAVGFDFPEGANMISGIDLGSHVIPWIMVRLLDPSNPYFIAAIVCALAYALLWYWVRNDIKKQYAKEMGLDQKDQ from the coding sequence ATGATCAAGCAAGCCGTCGATTTTATATTAGACCTTGGGCCAACTATTATGCTCCCGATTATTATGACGATTTTCGGTATGATTTTAAGGCAAGGCTTTAAGAAATCTTTCCGAGCCGGTATCACAATCGGAATTGGATTTGTCGGTGTCAACCTTGTCATTAATTTGCTCGTGAGCGGTCTTGGACCAGCAGCAAAAGCCATGGTCAATTCCCTTGGATTAAAGCTCGATATTTTGGATGTCGGCTGGCCGATTGGAGCTGCCATTTCATTTGGTACACCTGTTGCCCCTTTGATGATTCCTCTTGTGCTTTTGTTAAATGTCATCTTGTTGTCCGTTAATTTTACGAAAACACTGAATGTGGATATTTGGAATTTCTGGCATTTGATTTTCGCAGCCTCTGTTACTTACTACGCTTATCATAATATGTTCTTGGCCCTTGCCGTTGGCTTGATCGTCTCTGCAATTACGCTTAAATTAGCCGATTGGACGGCGCCAACAATTGAACACCATTTCGGATTAAAAGGCGTATCGATGGCTCATGCTGAAACGGTCAACTTCGCGCCGCTTATGTATGCGTCAAACCGCGTCATTGATAAAATCCCTGGTTTAAACAAAATTCATGCTGATCCAGAAACATTGAAGAAACGTTTTGGCATTTTTGGCGAGCCGCTTGTGATGGGTCTCATACTTGGTATCATTATTGGTCTTCTTGGCGGCTATGATGCGAAAGGCGTCATGACTCTTGGTATTCAAATGGCAGCAGTTCTTGTGTTAATGCCAAGAATGGTTGCCTTGTTAATGGAAGGACTTATTCCAATCTCTGAGGGCGCTCGTTCTTATATTCAAAAGCGTTTCCCTGGAAAAAATGTCTATATTGGCTTAGATACAGCGATTGTGATCGGTCATCCGGCGAATATGGCCGTAGCCCTTTTGATGGTGCCGATTACGATTTTGCTCGCTGTTGTTCTTCCTTACAATGGCATGCTGCCATTTGCGGATTTATCGGTTCTGCCATTTACGGTTGTATGGGCAGTAGCAGCCGCTCGTGGAAATATTATTCGCGGCCTCATTAACAGTATTTTTACATTAATGATTGTCTTCTTCATCGCAACGAATCTCGCACCACTTGCGACAACAATGGGTAAAGCAGTAGGCTTTGATTTCCCAGAAGGGGCAAACATGATTTCAGGTATTGATTTAGGTTCTCACGTCATTCCTTGGATCATGGTGAGACTTCTTGATCCGAGCAACCCTTACTTTATTGCAGCGATTGTGTGTGCACTGGCTTATGCGCTTCTATGGTACTGGGTGCGAAATGATATTAAAAAGCAGTATGCAAAAGAAATGGGCTTAGATCAGAAAGACCAATAA
- a CDS encoding DUF47 domain-containing protein: MLKRKKDKFSVLLTEIAKNLDETAEYFVSYKVTNQTTLKEFSDTLKEYETKGDHHVHTMIKELNKAFITPIEREDILQLTNSLDDVLDGIEHFSATMEIYSMTSSDEHIDKFSHYIRECAKEILITIDLLAENRLKDIQPHAIKIKEIEHNCDNLYRKSLKNLFGKETDPIKVIQYKEIYETLEEIADSCQSVANNLETIIMKNA, from the coding sequence ATGTTAAAAAGGAAAAAAGACAAGTTTTCCGTCTTGTTAACGGAAATTGCTAAAAATTTAGATGAAACTGCTGAGTATTTTGTTAGCTATAAAGTAACAAATCAAACCACTCTGAAAGAATTTTCTGACACATTGAAGGAATATGAGACAAAAGGTGATCATCATGTTCATACCATGATTAAAGAGCTGAACAAAGCCTTTATTACACCGATTGAGCGTGAAGACATTCTTCAATTGACGAATAGCCTCGACGATGTTTTAGATGGAATTGAGCATTTTTCAGCGACAATGGAAATTTATTCAATGACAAGCTCAGACGAACATATCGACAAATTCAGTCACTACATCAGAGAATGTGCGAAAGAAATTTTAATCACGATTGATTTACTGGCTGAAAATCGCTTGAAAGATATTCAACCGCACGCAATCAAGATCAAAGAGATTGAGCATAATTGTGACAATCTTTATCGAAAATCACTAAAGAATTTGTTTGGAAAAGAAACAGATCCAATTAAGGTGATACAATACAAAGAAATTTACGAAACACTTGAAGAAATTGCTGATTCCTGTCAAAGTGTTGCCAACAATCTAGAAACAATCATTATGAAGAATGCGTAA
- a CDS encoding inorganic phosphate transporter, with protein MDILLILTIFIVICALAFDFINGFHDTANAIATSVSTKALKPRHAIIMAAFMNFLGAMTFTGVAKSITKDIADPFTLQNGSVVILAALIAAITWNLLTWYYGIPSSSSHALIGSIAGAVIASAGFGALNYSGFIKIIQALLLSPILAFVLGYIVYTIIKFIFRDNNLAKTNKQFRRVQILTAALQSYTHGTNDAQKAMGIITMALIAGNLHTTDDIPFWVQFSCALAMGLGTSVGGWKIIKTVGGKIMKIRPVNGVSADLTGAAIIFGATFIHLPVSTTHVISSSILGVGSAHRVKGVNWGTAKRMLVTWVITLPISGTLGALIYFVLNAIL; from the coding sequence ATGGACATATTACTCATCCTTACCATATTCATTGTCATTTGTGCACTTGCTTTTGATTTCATTAACGGATTCCACGATACAGCAAATGCCATTGCTACTTCAGTTTCAACAAAAGCGTTAAAACCAAGACATGCTATTATTATGGCAGCGTTCATGAACTTCTTAGGAGCAATGACATTTACAGGTGTGGCAAAATCCATTACAAAAGACATCGCAGATCCATTTACACTTCAAAACGGTTCTGTTGTCATTTTAGCTGCTTTAATTGCGGCCATCACTTGGAACTTGCTTACTTGGTATTACGGGATTCCGAGTAGTTCTTCACATGCACTGATTGGATCAATTGCAGGGGCTGTTATCGCCTCTGCCGGTTTTGGCGCTTTAAACTATTCGGGATTCATTAAAATCATTCAAGCACTTTTGCTTTCACCTATCCTAGCTTTCGTATTGGGATATATCGTGTATACCATTATTAAATTTATATTCAGAGACAACAATCTAGCAAAAACAAATAAACAATTCCGACGTGTTCAGATTTTAACTGCTGCACTTCAATCGTATACCCATGGAACGAACGATGCGCAAAAAGCGATGGGAATTATTACGATGGCTTTAATTGCAGGTAATCTTCATACAACTGATGACATTCCATTCTGGGTACAATTCTCTTGTGCACTTGCAATGGGACTTGGTACTTCTGTTGGCGGCTGGAAGATTATTAAAACAGTCGGTGGTAAAATCATGAAAATCCGTCCAGTAAACGGAGTATCTGCCGATTTAACTGGTGCAGCCATTATTTTCGGTGCAACGTTTATCCACTTACCTGTTAGTACCACACACGTTATTTCATCTTCTATTCTAGGCGTAGGTTCTGCGCACAGAGTCAAAGGTGTGAACTGGGGTACGGCAAAACGTATGCTTGTCACTTGGGTCATCACATTACCGATTTCAGGGACTCTAGGTGCTCTCATATACTTTGTGTTAAACGCAATTCTCTAA
- a CDS encoding PTS sugar transporter subunit IIB produces MAKKILVSCGTAVATSTVVAKKVEETLKEKGYDVVVEQCKASEVPQKAEGADLIVTTTPVSDTKGTPVIQTLSFLTGFGIEDDIEKIIDHIK; encoded by the coding sequence ATGGCAAAGAAAATATTGGTATCGTGCGGAACAGCAGTTGCAACATCAACGGTTGTTGCAAAAAAGGTAGAAGAGACGCTAAAGGAAAAAGGATACGATGTCGTGGTTGAACAGTGTAAGGCATCTGAAGTACCGCAAAAAGCGGAGGGCGCCGATTTAATTGTAACGACAACGCCTGTAAGTGATACAAAAGGAACTCCTGTGATTCAAACATTATCTTTTTTAACCGGATTTGGCATTGAAGATGATATTGAGAAAATCATTGATCATATTAAGTAA